CTGCAACTTAAGAAAGAGGCTCTCTAGTTCCCAGCCTGAACaaactcagcatattccttggCCGAGCAGCACCCGTATCCACAGGAGTAACGGCACCGTCTCCATCCAGATCCGTATCCACCCCCGTACCCAGGTCCATATCTGTATCCACGACCATATCCATATCCAGATCCGTATCCACCTCCGTAGCCACCATACCCGTACCCGGGTCCATATCCAAAACTATGCTTCTCATCACCGAAGCCATCAACTTCAGCATCATCGGGGACAATAAACTCAGCTTTTCCGGAGCCATAGCCATGAACGTTGAATTTGGCATCATCAGCCTTCACATTCGCGTCCTTCTTGGCATTCTTCTCTTCTACAagccaaaaaatatatatacatatatatctccATCAGATCatcaatatatatgtgtgtgtgtgtgtgtgtagagaacACAAAGAAAGAGGAACTTGGCAttcttctcttttatatatgtatatatcaatCAGATCATCAATATATAGaacacaaagaaagagagaaaacattTTGTGTTCatcaatatatatgtgtgtgtgtgtgtgtgtgtgtgtgtggctttCTCTCACTTGAGGCATGTGGCATATACTTATTCGTGTTCCGACCTCAAACAT
This window of the Nymphaea colorata isolate Beijing-Zhang1983 chromosome 2, ASM883128v2, whole genome shotgun sequence genome carries:
- the LOC116246688 gene encoding uncharacterized protein LOC116246688; amino-acid sequence: MALRRSSLPIIFALILFSSQVLLARELGEKPASEEKNAKKDANVKADDAKFNVHGYGSGKAEFIVPDDAEVDGFGDEKHSFGYGPGYGYGGYGGGYGSGYGYGRGYRYGPGYGGGYGSGWRRCRYSCGYGCCSAKEYAEFVQAGN